Within Cnuibacter physcomitrellae, the genomic segment ACCTGCTCCTTGCGACTGCCAGCACACTATCGGCAGCATCCGACGCCCGGTCCGCCCGACCCCGCTCTGTGGAGGCGCCGCAGCCTGTGCAGGAGGCGCGGCGCCCTGTGCAGGAGGCACCGCCACCGAGAGGACGGGGCTCAGCGCACCGCGAGGTTGTCGGCCACGATGCGCCAGCCCTTGTCGGTCGGCACCGTCATGTAGCCGAGGTAGAGCCAGATCCGCTCGTCCTCGCCCACGGGGAGCGTCGCGCCGTCGGCCCCGAACCTCGCCGGGGACACGCAGCTCGACTCGTCGACCTTCGTCGTCACCGCCAGGAAGCACACCCGGTCGTCGGTCGTCGCGCCGACCCAGTACGCCGACCCGTCGTAGTGACCCAGCAGCCGCAGCGAGGGGACGTACAGCGTCCCGGTGGCCTCGGGCAGCTCGGGGGCGGCCGGAGTCGGCAGCTCCCCCGCGTTCACGTGCGCCAGCTTCGACAGGGCCTCCGTCGGATGCGACGCGCAGCCGGCGAGACCCACCGTCGCGGCCAGCGCGATCGCCGTCGCCGCGAGCACGGCTCTCGCCCTCGTCCGCATCCGCACCACCTCCCGCGCGTCAGCCACCCTAGTCCACCCGGCAGAGCGGACGCCGACGCCTCGACGCTCGCGCGGGAGCGCGCGATGGTTGGATGGAGCCATGCAGCTGGACGCCCACATCGACGACCTGGCGGCCTTCGTCGCCGCCTCCCCGAGCTCGTACCACGCGGCCCACGAGGTGGCGCGACGGCTGCAGGAGGGCGGCTGGACGCTCCTCGCCGAGGAGGCGTCGTGGCCCGTCGAGCCCGGCGGCTACGTCGTCGTCCGCGACGGCGCGGTGATCGCCTGGCGCGTGCCGGACTCCGCTCACGCGCTGACGCCGTTCCGTCTCGTCGGCACGCACACCGACTCCCCCGGCTTCAAGCTCAAGCCGCAGCCGACCATCGGGTCGGCGGGATGGCTGCAGGCCGCCGTCGAGGTCTACGGCGGCCCGTTGCTCACCTCGTGGCTCGACCGCGAGATCGAGCTCGCCGGAAGGCTCGTGACGCGGGGCGGAGACGAGCTGCTCGTGCGCACCGGGCCCTTCTTCCGCATCCCCCAGCTCGCCGTGCATCTGGATCGGACCTCGTCCGACACGGTGTCGCTCGACCGGCAGCGGCACACGCAGCCGGTCTTCGGGGTCGGGGACGTCGCCCACGCCGACCTGCTCGCCCACCTCGCCGGCATCGCCGGCATCGCGTCCGCCGACCTGGCCGGGTACGACGTGCTCGCGGTCGACAGCCAGCCGTCCCGCCGGTTCGGACTCGACCAGAGCCTGTTCGCCTCAGCCCGGCTCGACAACCTGAGCTCGGTCCACTCGGCGCTCGTCGCGCTCCTCGACGCGGACGGCTTCGAGAGCGCGGACGGCTCCGAGAGCGGGGACGAGCCGGCGATCACGGTCCTCGCCGCCTTCGACCACGAGGAGCTCGGATCCGAGTCCCGATCGGGCGCCAGCGGTCCCTTCCTCGAGGACGTGCTCCGCCGCATCCGCCGCGGTCTCGGAGCCGACGAGGAGCAGGCCACGCGCGCGCTCGCGGCGTCCTGGCTGGTGTCGAGCGACGCCGGTCACTCGATCCACCCCAACTATCCCGAGAAGCACGACCCCCACGTGCGCCCCCTCGCCGGCCGGGGGCCGCTGCTCAAGATCAACGCGAACCAGCGGTACACGACGGATGCGCACGGCGCCGCCCTCTGGGCCAGGAGCAGCGCGGCGGCCGGGGTGCCGTTCCAGGAGTTCGTGTCGAACAACACCGTGCCGTGCGGCTCGACGATCGGTCCGCTCACCGCCACCCGGCTGGGCATCCGCACGGTCGACGTGGGCGTGCCGCTGCTGTCGATGCACTCGGCGCGAGAGCTGGCGCACGTCGACGACCTCGTGTCGCTGAGCGCCGCCCTGGGCGCGTTCTACCGCGGCGCCTGACCGCACGCCCCGGGAGCGCTCAGCGCGCGGCGCGGGCGAGGGCGCGACGTGCGCGGTCGGCCGCGACGAGCGCGTGCTCGGCGTGGTCGAGGGCGCGCTGGTAGAGCACGCCGTAGGCGAAGGTGTCCTCGCCCGCCGCGTGCGCCCGGCCGGCCGTCAGCAGGAGGTGCTCCGCGAAGAGCGCGGCGTCGCGGTGCTCCCCCAGGGCGTCCTGCAGGCCCTCGGCGAGCTTCCCGAGCTTCGACGCCTTCCCGCCCAGCACGCCGCCGGCGCCCTCGGTCGCGAACTCGGCCGCGTGCCGGAGCTTCCGCGCCGCCTTCCGCGACTCGTGGAGGCGACCCAGCGTCGCGGCCGTCTCCGTCGGGCTCTCAGAGGCAGCCCGGGCCGCCTCCTCCGCGGAGACCGTGCGCGACAGGGCCCGGCGCGCGGCCTTGCGCAGGGCCGCACGCTCCTCTCGCCGCGCGTCCCGGGCGTCGTGCGGGTCGTGCGTGCTGCCGGAGGCGGTGAGATCCTCCAGGTCGTCGAGCAACCGGAAGTACGGCTCGGCCGTGAGGGCATCGCGCAGCCGCGCGAGCGCCCCGGACCTCTCCTCGAGCAGCTCGGCGACGAGACGGCGCCGCGCCGCCTCGTCGGTCACGCCGCGCTCGGCCTCGTAGGCGTCGAGCGCCTCGCCGGCCCAGCCCGCGCGCACCTCGAGGTCGCGGACGTCGCCCAGCCGGCCGCCGAGGCGCGACAGCTGCTCCCGCAGGGGGTCGACCCGCTCCCGCCCGAGCAGCGAGCGGTGCGTGGCCAGCACGGTGCGCAGGCGACGCACGGTCGTCCGCATCCGGTGGACCGCATCCGGTTCGTCGCGACGAGCCGCCGGATCGATCGCGAGGAGCGCGGCCACCAGCTCCTGCACCCCCGCGAGGACGGCCGTCTCGGCGTCGCCGGGACGCGCCTCGACGGCCGGCTCGCCCCCGTGGGAGCCGCCGGTCGAGGCCGCATCCGCGCCCAGGCCCGTCCGGCCCAGCGCCTGCGCGAGCTTCGACACGCTCGGCGACACGGTCGCGCCCGCCTCCCTCAGCACGGCCTCGAGATCGTCGAGGAGCCGCTCGCGCTCGGCGCGCGTCGCGGGGGCCGCGGGCCCCAGCTCGGCCTCCCACTCGCGCCACGCGCGCACCTCGCCGCCTCGGACGTCGGAGGCGGTCACCTGGTCGTCGGCGACCTCGACCACGACCCCGCCGTCCTGGTCGAGGAGCTCGGTGATCGTCCGGGTCGTGGCGATCCGCGCCAGGGGGGTGAGCGCGCGGTCGCGCACCAGCGCACGGACGGGCTCGAGGACCTCCTCGGGCACCGTCTCGCCGGCCGTCAGCGGCCACTGCATCTCGGTGCGGCCCTCGTCGGCCGGCAGCTTCAGATGCCAGCCCTCGTCGGCCCCGCCGACGCGGCGCCTCAGGGCGATCCGAGCCCTGGCCAGGTCCAGCCCCTCAGTGTCGAAGTACACCGCCTCGAGGCCGAACGGCTCCTCCGCCTGCACCCGGGCGACCCCCGGAACCCCGGCGAGGTCGGGGAGCACGGTCCCCTCCTCCACGGTGTACTTGCGCTCGATCTCGGTCTGCACGGCTGCGCTCATGGCGTTCGCGTCCTCCTTCGTCCGCTGGTGTGGGGCACACTGGCAGTGTGCCATCGCCAGTCCTCGTCCTCGTGAACTCCCCGGTCCTGCCGCGTGACGACTCGTCGTCGCGTCCCGCGATCGAGATCGCCGATCCCACCACCCCGCACGTGAGTGTGCTCGACCTCGGGGTCACCCGGGGAGACGGCATCTTCGAGACCATCATGGTCACCCGCGGCGACGCGCCGGCCATCGACGCCCACCTGGCCCGGTTCGCCTCCTCGGCGGCCCTGCTCGACCTCCCGGAGCCCGATCCCGCGGTCTGGCGCGAGGCCGTCGCGCTCGCGATGTCGTCGCATCCGACGGTCGACGTGCTCGCGGTCAAGCTGGTCCTGACGCGCGGCGTCGAGGGCACGGGGGTGCCGACCGCCTGGGCTCTCGCCATGCCGACCAAGGACTTCTCGGCCGACCGGGAGACCGGGATCCGCGTGGTCGCGCTCGATCGCGGCTACCGCCACGACGTCGCCCAGACCTCCCCCTGGCTGCTGCAGGGCGCCAAGACCCTGTCGTACGCCATCAACTCCGCCGCGCTGCGGGAGGCCGGCCGGCGCGGGGCGGACGACGTGATCTTCACCTCGAGCGATGGGTTCGTGCTCGAGGCGCCCACGGCGAGCGTCCTGCTCCGGCACGGCGACCGCATCCTCACCCCGCCGACCGAGCACGGCATCCTCCACGGCACCACGCAGCGTCGCGCCTTCGAGTTCTTCGCCGCGCGCGGCTACGTCACCAGGGCGCTGCCGGTCACGCGGATCGACCTCGAGCGCGCGGACGCGGTCTGGCTCGCCTCGAGCATCCGGCAGGCGGTGCCGGTCGTCGAGCTGGACGGCCGTCCGCTGCAGCACGACCTCGAGCTCACCCGCGCGCTCAACGCGCACCTGTCGCTCCGCGACCGCGACTGACACCCGACGAGGGCGCCGCGCCCGGCGTCTCGCGGCGCTTCCGCCCGCCGCGCGACGCCGGGGCCGCACCTCAGAGGGCCCGCAGCCGCTCGAGCAGGGGCTCGGCGACCTCGGCGAGGAACTCGTCCTGCCCCTCGTCGCCCACCTGGACCAGCGCGACGTCGGTGAACCCTGCGTCGAGGAACGGACGCACGCTCTCCGCCAGCTCGTCGAGGTCGGGTCCGCAGGCGATCGAGGACGCCACGTCCTCCGGCCTCACGAACTGACTGGCGGCGGCGAAGCCCGCGGGAGTCGGCAGATCGGCGTTGACCGCCCAGCCGCCGCCGAACCAGCGGAACTGCGCGTGCGCCTTCTCGATCGCCGCGTCCTTGTCGCGTCCCCAGCAGATCGGGATCTGACCGATCGACCGGGTCTGCTCGCCCTTCTTCTCGGTCCATCCCGAGACGAGGTCGCCCTCCGGCTGCACCGCGATGAGGTGGTCGCCGAGCGGAGCGAACCGCTCGATCGACTTCTCGCCCGAGACGGCGATCCCGATCGGGACGCCCTCGTCCGGCAGATCCCAGATGCGCGCGGAGTCGACCCGGAAGTACTGCCCCTCCCAGGTCACGAGCTCGCCGGTGTGGAGCTCCCGGATGATCGTCACCGCCTCCTCGAACATGTCCTGCCGCGCGTCGACGGCCGGCCAGCCCTCCCCGACCACGTGCTCGTTGAGGTTCTCCCCCGAGCCGAGGCCCAGGATGAAGCGGCCCTCGCTCAGCAGCTGCAGGGTCGCCGACTTCTGCGCGATGACGGCGGGGTGGTAGCGGACCGTGGGGCAGGTGACGTAGGTCGCCAGCTCCACGCGCTCGGTGGCCTGCGCGACCGCGCCGAGGACCGTCCATGCGTACGGCGCGTGGCCCTGCTCGGTGAGCCACGGCGAGTAGTGGTCGCTCGACACCTCGAAGTCGAAGCCGGCTCGCTCGGCGGCCACCGCGTACCGTACGAGGTCTCGCGGGCCGCTCTGCTCGGTCATGAGCGTGTATCCGAAGCGCGTCATCTCTGCCCTCTCCTGAAGTTCTCCGTCTCCTCCAGCGTGCTCGGATCGTGTCGGATGCGCTCGTCACGATCAGCAGACCGTATGCTTCAGCGACTGACGAGAGGGATCGGATGGCGGGGATCCGCGGGGTGCTGCGTCGTCGCAGTCGAGGCGCGTTCGTGCTGTGGATCGCGATCTACACCGTCCTCGCCGTGCTCCCGCTGCCGCTCGGGATGATCAGCCTCGACCCCGGGCGCGGCTTCTGGATCAACCTCTCCGTGGCGCTCGGGTTCGTCGGCCTCGCCATGTTCGGGCTCCAGTTCGTCATGGCCGCCCGGTCGTTCCTCGTCGTGCACCCGGTGGGGATGGACGTGGTCCTCGAATTCCACAAGCAGATGGCCTACCTCGCCACGCTGCTGGTGTTCGCGCATCCGATCATCCTGTTCGTCGTCGACACGAGCCTGCTGGGACTGCTGGACGTCGTCACCTCGCCGCTCAGGGCGAAGTTCGCGGTGGGCTCGGTGATCCTGCTCATCGTGCTCATCGTGATGTCCGTGTTCCGGCGGCGGCTCCGGATCCGGTACGAGACGTGGCAGGCCACCCACGCGGTGCTCGCCGTCGCCGTCGTGGTGACCGCGCTCCTCCACGTGCTGCTGGTGGGGTACTACGTGCGGGAGTGGTGGGAGCAGACGCTGTGGATCGCCTACAGCGCCGCGTTCATCGCGCTCGGCGTGTGGGTGAGGCTCGTGAAGCCGCTCGTCCGACGGCATCGGAAGTGGGTCGTGGAGTCGATCGAGGACGATGTGGGCTCGGTCACCACCGTCACCCTGCGCCTGCTCGATCCGACGTCGTACGCCCCGCATCGCTTCCACTTCGATCCGGGTCAGTTCGCGTGGCTGCAGGCCCGCCGATCCCCGTTCTCGCTGAGCTACCACCCGTTCTCGATCTCCTCGAGCGCGCTGCATCCCCACCGCATCCGCTTCTCGATCAAGGCGCACGACGGCTTCAGCCGCGAGATCGGCGACCTCGTCCCGGGCGACACCGTCTACGTCGACGGCCCGTTCGGCGCCTTCGTGCTCCCCGACACGGGGCCGGTGGTCTTCGTCGGGGCCGGCGTGGGCGTCACCCCGCTGCTCGGGATGCTGGAGACCCTCGCCGACCGGGGCGACGATCGCGAGTGCGTGCTGTGGCTCGGCAACCGCAGCGAGACGGAGATCCCGTGCCTCGAGCAGATCGAGGCACTGCAGGCGCGCATGGATCTGAGGGTGGTGCACGTGCTGTCGAAGGGGTCGGCGGGGTGGACCGGCGAGCGCGGGCACGTGGACGCGGCACTCGTCGCACGTCTGCTGCCCGACACGCCGCCGGGCTCGTCGTTCTGCATCTGCGGCCCGGACGCGATGATGGATCAGGTCGAGGCGGCGCTCGCCGCGGGTGGTGTGCGTCGTGACGCCATCCACTCCGAGCGGTTCGGGATGGTGTGACATGTGGCGCAGACACGCGGCCCGCTGGGCTGCCCTCGCCGTGGCGCTGGTCCTCGTGGGGGCCTGCGTGGGATGGGCCGTCCTGGCGCAGGTGCTCGTGACGCCGGCCTGAGCCGGACCCGCGGCCCTGTCGGTCGATCCCGCAGCCGCGTCGCGTCAGACGTCGGCGGGAGGAGTCGGGTCGTCGTCGAGCAGCGCGGGGCCGAGGGAGAGGGTGCCGTCGTCCGTCGGGACGCAGCGCACCCCGCCGCGCCCGCGCAGGGCGCGGAACGCGCCGGGAGCCAGCGTGACGTCCATCCAGGCGCAGGGGTTCGCGGCGCGGTGCCCGCGGAAGCGCACCGGACCGGCGCCCGAGTCGAGCGCGAAGAGCCGCCCCACCAGCGAGTCGATCGGGAACCCCCGGATGGTGATGGTGCGCCGAGTGGCCGCGGGGTCGAGATCGCGGATGCCCGTCTCCGCCGTCACGTGATCGAGGGACGCCGCGTCGAAGACCGTCACCGCGGCGTCGCGATGGGCGCGGTGTCCGAAGTAGCGGTCGCCGACCGCGCCCAGCCCGGCCCGGAGCTCGATCGTCTCACGTTCCTCGGGCTCCCCCTCCGGAGCGGGCAGCGGACCGTCGGCAGGGCGGCCCTCGTAGCGATGCCGCGTCGACACGAGCAGGTGCTCGATCGTCACGGGATGCAGGGCCACGGAGTGCACACTACGCCGCGACTGTGCTGAGAAGTGCCCCGCGCTTCGACGCCGTCGTCGCTCGGGCGGGGCAGAGTGGAGGCATGGCCTCCGGACTCGATCGCACCGTCGACCGCCTGCTGAGCGTGCAGCGTCCCGCCGTCCTCGCGCACCTGCGCGGGATTCGGCGCCTCCATCCCGACGCCGACCCGGCGCGGCTGATCACGATCCTCGAACGGCGCTACCTCGCCGCCGTCACCTCAGGTGGCGCGGCGGTCGGCGCGAGCTCGATGCTGCCCTTCGTCGGGACGGGGACCGCGCTCGCCCTGAGCGGCGCGGAGACGGCGGGCTTCCTCGAGACCACGGCTCTGTTCGCCCAGTCGGTCACCGAGGTGCACGGGATCGCCGTGTCCGACCGCGACCGGGCACGAGCCCTCGTGATGACGCTCATGATGGGCAAGGCGGGCAGCGACCTGCTGCGTCAGATCGCCGGGCAGGCGACGGGCACGGGTGTCACCCGGAACGCCTACTGGGGCCAGGTCGTGACGAGCTCGCTGCCCAGCATGGTCGTCGGGCCGATCGCCGACCAGCTCAAGCGCGTCTTCGTCAAGCGCTTCGCGGTCGGCCAGGGCGCCAACGTGGTGGGGCGGCTCGTGCCGTTCGGCGTGGGCGCGGCCATCGGCGGCGTCGGCAACCTGGTCCTGGGCCGGACGGTGGTGCAGAGCAGCCGGTCCGCGTTCGGACCCGCCCCGCTCTGGTTCACCTCCGACCTCGAGATCACCCCGCGTGAGGCGAAGGCTCCTCGGGAGAGGGGCCGACTGGATCCGCGCCGGATGCTGCCCAGCGGACGGAGGAAGGACCTCCCCGCCCTGGAGGAGCTCGACCGGGTGCCCGACATCCGCATCTGAGGCACCCGACGAGCGACCTGCCACGCCGAGTTCCCGCGCGCCCTCCTTCCGAGGGGTACCGGTGGTACCCTGGAGCACAGCCGATACCTGTCGGCGAGCGACCATCCGTTCACCTGGTCGCCTGAGGACCAGCGAGAAGGGGGAACGCATGAGGGTCCGCATCCTCACCGGTGTGTTCGCACTCGCCGCCTTCCTCGGCCTGGGTGCGGGTGCCGCCTCCGCGGCGTCGACGACCGAGCCGGCCGATCAGCCGGTGCTCGCTCAGACCGGCGCCGACTTCACGCCCATGCTCGTCACCGCCGGCATCCTCCTGCTCGTGGCAGGCGTCGCCGTCGTCGTCGCGAAGTTCACGGCGGCCAAGTCCTCGCGCTGATCGCGCCTCGTTCATCGAGGAAGGGCCGGGAGCGTTCGCTCCCGGCCCTTCCTCTGTCCGCGGTCAGCCCTGGAAGGCGCCGAGGGTGACGTCGACGGTCTTGGACTGCCCGTCGCGCTGATAGGTGATCTGCACGGTCGCGCCCGCAGCCTGCGCACGGACCAGGGCGGTGAGGTCGATGTAGTCCTCGACCTGGATGCCGTTCAACGCCGTGACGACGTCTCCCACCTGGAGCCCCGCCTTCTGCGCCGCTCCCCCGTCGGTGACGGAGTTGATGAGCGCACCGGTGGTCGTGGCATCCGGCGCCTGGCTCGCGTCGGCGACACCGGCGCCGAGCAGGCCGTGCGAGGCCTTGCCGTCCTTGATGATCTCGTCGGTGACCCGCTTGACGGTCTCCGAGGGGATCGAGAAGCCCACGCCGACGCTTCCCGCCTGGCCGCCGTTCGCTGCGGACTGCCCTGAGGATGCGATCGCCACGTTGATGCCGATGAGACGACCCTCGTCGTCGAGCAGCGCGCCCCCCGAGTTGCCCGGGTTGATCGACGCGTCGGTCTGGATCACGGACAGCGCGATGGTCTCGCTGGCCGAGGACGATCCGCTCTGCCCCTGGTTCGGGGTCTCCTGTCCGGGGAAGTCGAAGTTCCAGAAGTCGAACGGGCTCTGTCCGCTGCCGCCGGAGCCGCCGGATCCGCCGTCGCCACCCTGGCCCTGGTTCGGGGTCTCCGGGTCGGCCGGGGCCGCGGACGAGGCGACGGTGATGCTGCGGTTGAGGGCGCTGACGATGCCGTTGGTCACGGTGCCCGAGTAGCCGAGCGGCGCGCCGATGGCGACGACGTTGTCACCGACGTTGAGCTTCGACGAGTCGGCGAACTCGATCGGGGTCAGGCCCGACGCGTCCTTGAGCTTGATCACCGCGAGGTCGTTGACGGGGTCGGTGCCGACGATCGTGGCGTCGTAGATGCGGCCGTCGTCGGCGGTCACCCTCAGGGTGGCGTCGGACGTGGCCCCGTCGAGCGTGACGACGTGCGTGTTCGTCGCGACGTATCCGTCGGCGCTCAGGATGACACCGGATCCGGTGCCGCCGGAGGAGCCGGCGGTCGCGCTGATCGTCACCACGGAGGGCGAGGCCTTCTGGGCGACGGCCGTCACCCAGTCCGTGTTCTGCGGGTCGTTCACCGTGATGGAGGTCGGGCCCGATGCAGAGTTCGAGGCCCCGGCCTGGTTCGAGCTGAGCGCCCAGACGCTGATGCCGGCGCCCGAGGCACCGCCGATGACGGCGCCGATGGCGAGCGCTGCGATCAAGGCGACGCCGCCCCGACGCTTGCGCTCCGGCTTCTGCGGAGCGGTGTGCGCGCCGGAGGCCGCATAGGCGGCGGAGTTGAAGGCCGGGTCGCGCGGCGCGGCGTACTGCTGACCGGGAGCCCCGAACGAGCCGTTGCCGTAGTCGCTGCGCGCGTACTGCTGACCGTACGGCGCGGTCGGGTACGGGGCGGTGGGTCGCTGGTAGGCGGCCGCCTGGCCGTAGGGCGGCTGGGGCGCC encodes:
- a CDS encoding aminodeoxychorismate lyase encodes the protein MPSPVLVLVNSPVLPRDDSSSRPAIEIADPTTPHVSVLDLGVTRGDGIFETIMVTRGDAPAIDAHLARFASSAALLDLPEPDPAVWREAVALAMSSHPTVDVLAVKLVLTRGVEGTGVPTAWALAMPTKDFSADRETGIRVVALDRGYRHDVAQTSPWLLQGAKTLSYAINSAALREAGRRGADDVIFTSSDGFVLEAPTASVLLRHGDRILTPPTEHGILHGTTQRRAFEFFAARGYVTRALPVTRIDLERADAVWLASSIRQAVPVVELDGRPLQHDLELTRALNAHLSLRDRD
- a CDS encoding M18 family aminopeptidase — translated: MQLDAHIDDLAAFVAASPSSYHAAHEVARRLQEGGWTLLAEEASWPVEPGGYVVVRDGAVIAWRVPDSAHALTPFRLVGTHTDSPGFKLKPQPTIGSAGWLQAAVEVYGGPLLTSWLDREIELAGRLVTRGGDELLVRTGPFFRIPQLAVHLDRTSSDTVSLDRQRHTQPVFGVGDVAHADLLAHLAGIAGIASADLAGYDVLAVDSQPSRRFGLDQSLFASARLDNLSSVHSALVALLDADGFESADGSESGDEPAITVLAAFDHEELGSESRSGASGPFLEDVLRRIRRGLGADEEQATRALAASWLVSSDAGHSIHPNYPEKHDPHVRPLAGRGPLLKINANQRYTTDAHGAALWARSSAAAGVPFQEFVSNNTVPCGSTIGPLTATRLGIRTVDVGVPLLSMHSARELAHVDDLVSLSAALGAFYRGA
- a CDS encoding MOSC domain-containing protein, with protein sequence MALHPVTIEHLLVSTRHRYEGRPADGPLPAPEGEPEERETIELRAGLGAVGDRYFGHRAHRDAAVTVFDAASLDHVTAETGIRDLDPAATRRTITIRGFPIDSLVGRLFALDSGAGPVRFRGHRAANPCAWMDVTLAPGAFRALRGRGGVRCVPTDDGTLSLGPALLDDDPTPPADV
- a CDS encoding S1C family serine protease; translation: MSDSTENPVGSPAEENPKPTPASEQTAPTERFTAPGSDQPATAAWTQPAAPAHPLGQEAPVAASPQPTTPIPPAAPPQQSTPPVSSPQVHQTPTQPTAPLHQGQSLQSSQPTQPTAPLHQGQSLQSSQPTQPTAPLHQGQSLQSSQPTQPTAPLGQGQAPQPPYGQAAAYQRPTAPYPTAPYGQQYARSDYGNGSFGAPGQQYAAPRDPAFNSAAYAASGAHTAPQKPERKRRGGVALIAALAIGAVIGGASGAGISVWALSSNQAGASNSASGPTSITVNDPQNTDWVTAVAQKASPSVVTISATAGSSGGTGSGVILSADGYVATNTHVVTLDGATSDATLRVTADDGRIYDATIVGTDPVNDLAVIKLKDASGLTPIEFADSSKLNVGDNVVAIGAPLGYSGTVTNGIVSALNRSITVASSAAPADPETPNQGQGGDGGSGGSGGSGQSPFDFWNFDFPGQETPNQGQSGSSSASETIALSVIQTDASINPGNSGGALLDDEGRLIGINVAIASSGQSAANGGQAGSVGVGFSIPSETVKRVTDEIIKDGKASHGLLGAGVADASQAPDATTTGALINSVTDGGAAQKAGLQVGDVVTALNGIQVEDYIDLTALVRAQAAGATVQITYQRDGQSKTVDVTLGAFQG
- a CDS encoding ferredoxin reductase family protein gives rise to the protein MAGIRGVLRRRSRGAFVLWIAIYTVLAVLPLPLGMISLDPGRGFWINLSVALGFVGLAMFGLQFVMAARSFLVVHPVGMDVVLEFHKQMAYLATLLVFAHPIILFVVDTSLLGLLDVVTSPLRAKFAVGSVILLIVLIVMSVFRRRLRIRYETWQATHAVLAVAVVVTALLHVLLVGYYVREWWEQTLWIAYSAAFIALGVWVRLVKPLVRRHRKWVVESIEDDVGSVTTVTLRLLDPTSYAPHRFHFDPGQFAWLQARRSPFSLSYHPFSISSSALHPHRIRFSIKAHDGFSREIGDLVPGDTVYVDGPFGAFVLPDTGPVVFVGAGVGVTPLLGMLETLADRGDDRECVLWLGNRSETEIPCLEQIEALQARMDLRVVHVLSKGSAGWTGERGHVDAALVARLLPDTPPGSSFCICGPDAMMDQVEAALAAGGVRRDAIHSERFGMV
- a CDS encoding LLM class F420-dependent oxidoreductase; this translates as MTRFGYTLMTEQSGPRDLVRYAVAAERAGFDFEVSSDHYSPWLTEQGHAPYAWTVLGAVAQATERVELATYVTCPTVRYHPAVIAQKSATLQLLSEGRFILGLGSGENLNEHVVGEGWPAVDARQDMFEEAVTIIRELHTGELVTWEGQYFRVDSARIWDLPDEGVPIGIAVSGEKSIERFAPLGDHLIAVQPEGDLVSGWTEKKGEQTRSIGQIPICWGRDKDAAIEKAHAQFRWFGGGWAVNADLPTPAGFAAASQFVRPEDVASSIACGPDLDELAESVRPFLDAGFTDVALVQVGDEGQDEFLAEVAEPLLERLRAL
- a CDS encoding CYTH and CHAD domain-containing protein, producing the protein MSAAVQTEIERKYTVEEGTVLPDLAGVPGVARVQAEEPFGLEAVYFDTEGLDLARARIALRRRVGGADEGWHLKLPADEGRTEMQWPLTAGETVPEEVLEPVRALVRDRALTPLARIATTRTITELLDQDGGVVVEVADDQVTASDVRGGEVRAWREWEAELGPAAPATRAERERLLDDLEAVLREAGATVSPSVSKLAQALGRTGLGADAASTGGSHGGEPAVEARPGDAETAVLAGVQELVAALLAIDPAARRDEPDAVHRMRTTVRRLRTVLATHRSLLGRERVDPLREQLSRLGGRLGDVRDLEVRAGWAGEALDAYEAERGVTDEAARRRLVAELLEERSGALARLRDALTAEPYFRLLDDLEDLTASGSTHDPHDARDARREERAALRKAARRALSRTVSAEEAARAASESPTETAATLGRLHESRKAARKLRHAAEFATEGAGGVLGGKASKLGKLAEGLQDALGEHRDAALFAEHLLLTAGRAHAAGEDTFAYGVLYQRALDHAEHALVAADRARRALARAAR
- a CDS encoding LPXTG cell wall anchor domain-containing protein codes for the protein MRVRILTGVFALAAFLGLGAGAASAASTTEPADQPVLAQTGADFTPMLVTAGILLLVAGVAVVVAKFTAAKSSR